In Massilistercora timonensis, the following are encoded in one genomic region:
- a CDS encoding ABC-F family ATP-binding cassette domain-containing protein: protein MILACHGIEKAFGEEVIVHDGSFHIEEYEKTALVGSNGAGKTTLLKMIVGELLPDAGSVTIAKDKTLGYLAQHQEMTGDNTIYQEVRTAKAHIFQMEQRIREIELAMPHLTGERLEEEMETYNRLTTQFEAENGYACESEITGVLKGLGFEEADFSKAIDTLSGGQKTRVALGKLLLQKPDILLLDEPTNHLDLNSIAWLETYLLNYQGAVLIVSHDRYFLNRVVTKVVEIEQGELHTYLGNYTDYAAKKKQVQEAKLKAYLNQQQEIRHQEAVIEKLRSFNREKSIKRAESREKMLEKIKVIDKPAAPDTEIHLKLEPSCQSGNDVLSVEHLSKAFPPQVLFSDVSFEIRRGEHVAVIGDNGTGKTTLLKILNRVTEADSGLFRLGTNVHIGYYDQEHHVLHMEKTIFEEISDDYPALTNTQIRNMLAAFLFTGDDVFKRIGDLSGGERGRVSLAKLMLSEANFLILDEPTNHLDIASKEILERALNDYTGTVLYVSHDRYFINQTATRILDLVNQKFVNYIGNYDYYLEKKEELTAAYSKPDQADRPADISSPASSSGSKLDWQEQKEAQARERKRQNELKRTETRIEELETRSSQIDEEMTQEEVYTNSVRCQELAREKADIQEELETLYERWEELAQ, encoded by the coding sequence ATGATACTTGCATGTCACGGGATTGAAAAAGCATTTGGAGAGGAAGTCATCGTTCATGACGGCTCCTTTCATATAGAAGAATATGAGAAAACAGCCCTGGTGGGGTCAAATGGCGCAGGAAAGACCACTCTGCTTAAGATGATCGTGGGAGAACTTCTCCCCGACGCCGGCTCTGTCACCATCGCCAAAGACAAGACCCTGGGCTATCTTGCCCAGCACCAGGAGATGACCGGCGACAACACCATTTACCAGGAAGTGCGTACCGCCAAGGCGCACATTTTCCAGATGGAGCAGCGGATCCGGGAGATCGAACTTGCCATGCCACACCTTACAGGTGAACGGCTTGAAGAAGAAATGGAGACCTACAACCGGCTGACCACTCAGTTTGAGGCGGAAAATGGCTACGCCTGCGAGAGCGAGATCACCGGCGTCCTGAAGGGCCTTGGCTTTGAGGAAGCGGATTTCTCCAAGGCCATCGATACCCTCTCCGGCGGCCAGAAGACCCGGGTGGCTCTTGGCAAACTTCTCCTTCAGAAGCCGGATATCCTGCTTCTGGACGAGCCTACCAACCACCTGGACTTAAATTCCATCGCCTGGCTGGAGACCTACCTTCTGAATTACCAGGGGGCGGTTCTCATCGTCTCCCACGACCGGTACTTTCTCAACCGGGTAGTCACCAAGGTGGTGGAGATCGAACAGGGAGAACTTCACACCTATCTTGGAAATTATACGGATTATGCCGCCAAAAAAAAGCAGGTTCAGGAGGCAAAACTGAAGGCATACTTAAATCAGCAGCAGGAGATCCGCCATCAGGAAGCAGTCATTGAAAAGCTCCGGTCCTTCAACCGGGAGAAATCCATCAAGCGGGCGGAAAGCCGGGAGAAAATGCTGGAGAAGATCAAAGTCATCGACAAACCGGCCGCCCCTGACACGGAGATCCACCTGAAGCTGGAGCCCTCCTGCCAGAGCGGCAATGATGTGCTGAGCGTAGAACACCTAAGCAAGGCATTCCCTCCCCAGGTATTATTTTCCGACGTCAGCTTTGAGATCCGCCGCGGGGAACACGTGGCGGTGATCGGGGACAACGGTACCGGCAAGACCACCCTTCTGAAGATCCTGAACCGGGTCACAGAGGCGGATTCCGGACTCTTCCGCCTTGGGACCAACGTGCATATCGGCTATTACGACCAGGAACATCATGTCCTTCACATGGAAAAGACCATCTTTGAAGAGATCTCGGACGACTACCCTGCCCTTACCAACACTCAGATCCGGAATATGCTGGCTGCCTTCCTCTTCACCGGCGACGATGTGTTCAAGCGGATCGGGGACTTAAGCGGCGGCGAACGGGGACGGGTGTCTCTTGCAAAGCTTATGCTCTCCGAGGCCAATTTCCTGATCTTGGATGAGCCCACCAACCACCTGGACATCGCCTCCAAAGAGATCCTGGAACGGGCGCTGAACGACTACACCGGAACGGTGCTCTACGTCTCCCATGACCGGTACTTTATCAATCAGACTGCCACCCGGATCCTGGACCTGGTAAACCAGAAATTTGTCAACTATATTGGAAATTACGACTACTATCTGGAGAAAAAGGAAGAGCTTACCGCCGCTTACAGCAAGCCCGACCAGGCAGATCGCCCTGCGGATATCTCCTCCCCTGCTTCCTCCTCCGGCTCTAAGCTTGACTGGCAGGAGCAAAAGGAAGCCCAGGCCAGGGAACGCAAGCGGCAAAATGAATTAAAGCGCACGGAAACACGCATCGAAGAGCTGGAAACCCGCAGTAGCCAAATCGATGAAGAGATGACCCAGGAAGAGGTCTACACTAACTCCGTCCGCTGCCAGGAACTGGCCCGGGAAAAAGCTGATATCCAGGAAGAACTGGAAACCTTATATGAACGCTGGGAGGAACTGGCACAATAA
- a CDS encoding PadR family transcriptional regulator, translated as MFDKSQLLRGTLEGCILKILSDHTTYGYEIVTKLQEYGFKEVREGTIYPLLLRLENKGIISSQFCPSPLGPRRKYYSITPDGLLYLEEFKRSWKQISKSINHIFEMEE; from the coding sequence ATGTTTGACAAGTCCCAACTGCTGCGTGGGACACTGGAAGGCTGTATCCTGAAGATCCTCTCAGATCACACCACTTACGGATATGAAATTGTCACAAAGCTTCAGGAGTATGGCTTCAAAGAGGTACGTGAAGGAACGATCTATCCACTTCTTTTAAGACTGGAGAACAAGGGCATTATTTCTTCTCAGTTTTGCCCTTCACCGCTGGGACCCCGCAGGAAATATTATTCCATCACACCGGATGGCTTGCTTTATCTGGAGGAATTTAAGCGCTCCTGGAAACAAATTTCAAAATCGATCAATCATATTTTTGAAATGGAGGAATGA
- the rsmD gene encoding 16S rRNA (guanine(966)-N(2))-methyltransferase RsmD, which yields MRVIAGTARRLQLKTLDGFETRPTTDRIKETLFNMLTPYLYDCIFLDLFAGSGGIGIEALSRGAMKAYFVDNNPNAIACIKENLKHTRLFQKGETMPVDVLTALKRLEGNQQFDFIFMDPPYGKGLEREALEYLAGSELLAEEGVIIVEAARETEFDYLDSLGFTAIKTKIYKTNKHVFIEPKGRKTVC from the coding sequence ATGAGGGTGATCGCGGGCACTGCCAGGAGATTACAACTGAAGACGCTGGATGGTTTCGAGACCCGGCCCACCACGGACCGGATCAAAGAGACACTGTTTAATATGCTGACGCCCTACCTCTATGATTGTATTTTTCTGGATCTTTTCGCAGGAAGCGGCGGAATCGGGATCGAGGCGCTGAGCCGCGGAGCCATGAAGGCGTACTTTGTAGACAATAATCCGAATGCTATTGCCTGTATCAAGGAGAATCTGAAGCATACCCGGCTTTTCCAGAAGGGGGAGACTATGCCGGTGGATGTGCTGACAGCGCTTAAAAGACTGGAAGGCAATCAGCAGTTTGATTTTATTTTCATGGATCCGCCCTATGGAAAGGGCCTGGAGCGGGAGGCGCTGGAATATCTGGCGGGTTCGGAGCTTCTGGCGGAGGAGGGTGTGATCATCGTGGAGGCTGCCAGGGAGACGGAGTTTGATTATCTGGACAGCCTGGGCTTTACTGCGATCAAGACCAAGATTTATAAGACAAACAAGCATGTGTTTATCGAGCCAAAGGGGAGGAAAACGGTATGTTAA
- a CDS encoding ATPase — translation MSSRIEQIIEEIEEYIDSCKFQPLSTTKIIVNKDQMDELLRELRMKTPDEIKRYQKIIANKDAILADAQAKADSMIEEAQIQTNELVSEHEIMQQAYAQANEVVTAATEQAQEILDNATRDANDIRIGAMQYTDDLLANAESIIGHTLDSYTTKYDGLVNSLQECYDMVRNNRSELEIPEQSPQGLEAEYGNTSVEEEESFDLDEEI, via the coding sequence ATGAGCAGCCGTATTGAACAGATCATTGAAGAAATCGAGGAGTACATTGACAGTTGTAAATTTCAGCCTCTGTCCACCACGAAGATCATCGTCAACAAGGATCAGATGGATGAGTTGCTGCGGGAACTTCGCATGAAGACCCCGGACGAGATCAAGCGGTATCAGAAGATCATCGCCAATAAGGACGCCATCCTGGCAGACGCCCAGGCAAAGGCGGACAGTATGATCGAGGAGGCCCAGATCCAGACCAACGAGCTGGTCAGCGAGCATGAGATCATGCAGCAGGCTTACGCCCAGGCAAATGAAGTGGTGACCGCGGCCACCGAGCAGGCCCAGGAGATCCTGGACAATGCCACCAGGGACGCCAACGATATCCGCATCGGAGCGATGCAGTACACCGACGATCTTCTGGCAAATGCAGAGAGCATCATCGGACATACCCTGGACAGCTACACCACCAAATATGACGGACTGGTCAACTCCCTGCAGGAGTGTTACGACATGGTCCGCAACAACCGGTCTGAGCTGGAGATCCCGGAGCAGTCGCCCCAGGGACTTGAGGCAGAGTATGGAAATACTTCGGTTGAGGAGGAAGAATCCTTTGATTTGGACGAGGAGATCTAA
- a CDS encoding NAD(P)H-hydrate dehydratase — protein sequence MEYLPGGGQMKAADQYTIQTLGVPSLELMERAARECVRFFEEAGLDLSCVCIVCGSGNNGGDGFAIGRLLLEKGGKVTLLMAGNRSHCTEETAVQMERFVQAGGRISDQWESGEYSIIVDAVFGVGLSREVGGSYRELIRQMNASSGTKVAVDIPSGVSADTGQVLGTAFAADYTVTFQARKIGLLLYPGKKYAGQVIPREIGISEVPLEQDPGTAVLLSEQEYAQLLPERPEDSHKGTYGRLLVIAGSKGMCGAAFFNAAAAYSAGAGLVQIYTPEENRPILQQLLPEAIVKPYQDYDREELLGLLSWADVVLCGSGLGTGETSRKILETVALEGEKPAVIDADGLNLLGAHREWLSELRHRDYIFTPHLKEMERLTGIPTDQIRANRPEALRTFAAGTGLGCVLKDSVTLIQKGEGRTYLNPTGNSAMAKAGSGDVLAGIIAGLLAQGISCEAAALLGTWLHGRAGDLAREEKGRYSVLARDLIGKLAQAMKETDENIRHGKIRSLEIEQK from the coding sequence ATGGAATATCTTCCGGGCGGCGGCCAGATGAAGGCGGCGGACCAGTATACGATACAGACTCTTGGGGTTCCGTCTCTGGAACTGATGGAACGAGCCGCCAGAGAATGTGTCCGTTTCTTTGAGGAAGCGGGACTGGATCTCTCCTGTGTGTGTATCGTGTGCGGTTCCGGAAATAACGGGGGAGACGGTTTTGCCATCGGGCGGCTCCTGCTGGAAAAAGGCGGGAAGGTTACTCTTTTGATGGCGGGGAACAGAAGCCATTGTACGGAAGAAACTGCAGTCCAGATGGAACGGTTTGTGCAGGCAGGCGGAAGGATCAGTGACCAATGGGAATCCGGTGAATATAGTATCATAGTGGATGCCGTCTTTGGAGTAGGGTTGAGCCGTGAAGTGGGAGGAAGCTACCGGGAGCTGATCCGGCAGATGAATGCTTCTTCCGGGACGAAAGTGGCGGTGGATATTCCCTCCGGGGTGTCCGCGGATACCGGACAGGTGCTGGGCACTGCTTTTGCGGCGGATTATACGGTGACCTTCCAGGCAAGGAAGATCGGCCTTCTTCTCTATCCGGGGAAGAAATATGCCGGGCAGGTGATCCCAAGAGAGATTGGGATCAGCGAAGTTCCCCTTGAACAGGATCCCGGTACGGCAGTTCTTCTGTCAGAGCAAGAATACGCTCAGCTTTTGCCGGAGCGGCCGGAAGATTCCCACAAGGGAACTTATGGACGGCTGCTGGTGATCGCAGGGAGCAAAGGAATGTGCGGCGCCGCCTTCTTTAACGCCGCCGCGGCTTATTCTGCAGGGGCGGGGCTGGTTCAGATCTACACGCCGGAAGAAAACAGGCCGATCCTGCAGCAGCTTCTGCCGGAGGCTATCGTAAAGCCCTATCAGGACTATGACCGGGAAGAGCTTCTTGGGCTTCTTTCCTGGGCGGACGTGGTTCTTTGCGGTTCTGGGCTTGGGACCGGAGAGACCTCCCGGAAGATTCTTGAGACAGTGGCGCTGGAAGGAGAGAAGCCTGCGGTGATCGACGCGGACGGACTGAATCTTCTGGGGGCGCACCGGGAGTGGCTGTCAGAGCTTCGGCACAGGGACTACATTTTCACGCCTCATCTGAAGGAAATGGAACGGCTGACCGGGATCCCCACAGATCAGATCCGGGCGAACCGGCCGGAAGCCCTTCGAACCTTTGCCGCAGGGACAGGGCTTGGCTGTGTGCTGAAGGATTCTGTGACCCTGATCCAAAAGGGAGAGGGGCGCACTTACCTGAATCCCACCGGGAACAGCGCTATGGCAAAGGCAGGATCGGGGGATGTTCTGGCTGGTATTATCGCAGGGCTTCTTGCCCAGGGGATCTCCTGTGAAGCGGCCGCCCTTCTGGGAACCTGGCTTCACGGCAGAGCCGGAGATCTGGCCCGGGAGGAAAAAGGGAGATACAGTGTGTTGGCCCGGGACCTGATCGGGAAGCTGGCCCAGGCCATGAAGGAAACGGATGAGAACATCAGACACGGTAAGATCCGGAGTCTGGAGATAGAACAGAAATGA
- the alr gene encoding alanine racemase, producing MMKQYNRVCARIDLDAIEYNMEMMHKNTREGVSMISVIKTDGYGHGAVQIARMLEPKDYIWGYAVATLDEAVVLRKRGIKKPILVLGCIFPDQWEAAITHEIRFTVYTKEMAEGISELAGKLGKDAYVHIKLDTGMSRLGFLIQEESAEIITGITRLPGLIMEGMFTHFAKADETDKTFTNKQYEGYLWMKKRLEENGVAFQYYHCCNSAGIIDVKEANLDLVRAGISTYGLYPSEEVEKENVPLKPALELVSHVAHVKWVDEGTPVSYGGTYITKRRTRIATIPVGYGDGYPRSLSNKGYVLIHGKEAPILGRVCMDQFMVDVTEIEDVAFGDVVTLVGENEGAHLPVEVLSDLSGRFNYEFVCDLGKRIPREFIRHGEVVEQMDYFE from the coding sequence ATGATGAAACAGTATAACAGAGTATGTGCCAGGATCGATCTGGACGCCATTGAGTACAATATGGAGATGATGCATAAGAATACCCGGGAGGGCGTGTCCATGATCTCTGTGATCAAGACCGACGGCTACGGCCACGGCGCAGTGCAGATCGCCCGGATGCTGGAGCCCAAGGATTATATCTGGGGTTATGCGGTAGCCACCCTGGATGAGGCAGTGGTACTGCGAAAAAGAGGGATCAAAAAGCCCATCCTGGTCCTTGGCTGTATCTTCCCGGATCAGTGGGAGGCGGCTATCACCCATGAGATACGGTTCACCGTCTACACCAAAGAGATGGCGGAGGGAATCAGCGAGCTGGCAGGGAAACTTGGCAAAGACGCCTATGTGCATATCAAGCTGGACACGGGAATGTCCAGGCTTGGCTTCCTGATCCAGGAGGAGAGTGCGGAGATCATCACCGGGATCACCCGGCTGCCGGGGCTTATCATGGAAGGCATGTTCACTCATTTCGCCAAGGCGGATGAGACGGATAAGACCTTTACTAACAAGCAGTATGAAGGCTATCTCTGGATGAAAAAACGGCTGGAGGAAAATGGTGTTGCTTTCCAGTACTACCATTGCTGCAACAGCGCGGGGATCATCGATGTAAAGGAAGCGAACCTGGATCTTGTCCGGGCCGGGATCTCCACCTATGGTTTGTATCCATCCGAAGAAGTGGAGAAGGAGAACGTGCCGCTTAAACCCGCCCTGGAGCTTGTAAGCCATGTGGCCCATGTGAAATGGGTGGATGAAGGAACACCGGTAAGCTACGGCGGCACCTATATCACAAAGAGACGCACCCGGATCGCCACAATCCCGGTGGGCTACGGAGACGGTTATCCAAGAAGTCTGTCCAACAAAGGCTATGTACTGATCCACGGCAAAGAGGCGCCGATCCTTGGAAGAGTGTGTATGGATCAGTTTATGGTGGATGTGACGGAGATCGAAGATGTGGCATTTGGAGATGTGGTGACCCTGGTGGGTGAAAACGAAGGTGCGCATCTGCCGGTGGAAGTGTTAAGCGACCTGTCGGGACGGTTTAATTATGAGTTTGTCTGCGATCTTGGAAAGCGGATCCCCAGAGAATTTATCCGGCACGGTGAAGTAGTGGAACAGATGGATTATTTTGAATAA
- a CDS encoding aminoacyl-histidine dipeptidase: MAVLTEVKPERVFHFFEELCKIPHGTFDTKRISDYCVAFAKERGLEVEQDEANDVIIKKPGTPGYENSEPVILQGHMDMVCEKTPDSDHDFKTDGLDLYVEDGYVKARGTTLGGDDGIAIAMAMAILDSNDIPHPPIEAVFTVDEETGMGGAEAVDLSGLKGKKLLNIDSEEEGVLTSGCAGGIVFETLIPVARETKEGTKVRIKVHGLLGGHSGNEIHRQRGNAHKMLGRLLYRIQKEVAFDLISINGGSKDNVIASESEAVLLAAEKDVDKILAMAEEMKEIWLGEFMGEEPTLDVTAAAEGTAKEAALTKEAGERVLAYLMLCPNGLIEYSRKLKGLVETSLNIGVVETSEDKVRTVYLIRSSVESRKQQLREQLEQCGKVVGGTTRTISEYPAWQFNPDSELRKVMVEIYEKMFGKEPVVSAVHAGLECGLFLGKRPDLDCVSFGPNILDIHSFNEKLDIASTERTWEFLKEILKELK; encoded by the coding sequence ATGGCAGTATTAACAGAAGTAAAACCAGAAAGAGTCTTTCACTTTTTTGAGGAATTGTGTAAGATTCCCCACGGGACTTTCGACACAAAGCGCATCAGTGATTACTGCGTGGCGTTCGCTAAGGAGCGCGGGCTGGAAGTAGAGCAGGATGAGGCCAACGACGTGATCATCAAAAAGCCCGGGACACCAGGCTATGAGAACAGCGAGCCGGTGATCCTCCAGGGGCATATGGATATGGTGTGTGAGAAAACTCCGGATTCCGATCATGATTTCAAGACCGACGGTCTGGATCTCTATGTGGAAGACGGTTATGTAAAGGCCCGGGGAACTACCCTTGGCGGCGACGACGGAATCGCCATTGCCATGGCCATGGCAATCCTGGACAGCAATGATATCCCCCATCCTCCCATCGAGGCAGTATTTACCGTAGATGAGGAGACTGGTATGGGCGGAGCGGAAGCTGTGGATCTGTCCGGATTAAAGGGAAAGAAGCTTCTGAATATCGACTCCGAGGAGGAAGGCGTCCTGACTTCCGGCTGCGCAGGCGGTATCGTGTTTGAGACCCTGATCCCGGTGGCAAGAGAGACAAAGGAAGGGACGAAGGTTCGCATCAAGGTCCACGGGCTTCTGGGCGGACATTCTGGAAATGAGATCCATCGCCAGAGAGGAAACGCTCACAAGATGCTGGGACGGCTTCTCTATCGGATCCAGAAAGAAGTAGCCTTCGACCTGATCTCCATCAACGGCGGTTCCAAAGACAACGTGATCGCCTCCGAGTCCGAAGCAGTACTGCTGGCAGCGGAAAAGGATGTGGACAAGATCCTTGCTATGGCAGAAGAGATGAAGGAGATCTGGCTTGGGGAATTTATGGGAGAAGAACCCACCCTGGATGTGACGGCAGCGGCAGAAGGCACAGCCAAAGAGGCGGCCTTGACCAAAGAGGCAGGAGAGCGGGTGCTCGCATATCTGATGCTTTGCCCCAACGGTCTTATTGAGTACAGCAGGAAGCTGAAAGGTCTGGTAGAGACTTCTCTGAATATCGGCGTGGTGGAGACCTCGGAAGACAAGGTACGCACCGTTTACCTGATCCGCAGCTCTGTGGAGAGCCGGAAGCAGCAGCTGAGAGAGCAGCTGGAGCAGTGCGGAAAAGTGGTTGGAGGAACCACCAGGACCATCAGCGAGTATCCGGCATGGCAGTTTAATCCGGATTCGGAACTTCGGAAAGTCATGGTAGAGATCTATGAGAAAATGTTCGGGAAAGAGCCGGTGGTATCTGCGGTGCACGCAGGACTGGAGTGCGGGCTGTTCCTTGGAAAACGCCCGGATCTGGACTGTGTATCCTTTGGCCCCAACATCCTGGACATCCATTCCTTTAATGAGAAGCTGGATATCGCTTCCACAGAGCGTACCTGGGAATTCTTAAAGGAGATCCTGAAAGAACTGAAGTAA
- a CDS encoding redox-sensing transcriptional repressor Rex, translating to MEGREISQAVIRRLPRYYRYLGELLENGVERISSNDLSKRMKVTASQIRQDLNNFGGFGQQGYGYNVKYLYTEIGKILGLEEDHNIIIIGAGNLGQALANYAAFEKRGFILKGIFDVNPRLQGVAIRGVPIRMMDELKGFVQRNEVDIAVLTIPKEKAIEVANMLVENGVRAIWNFAHTDLNLPENIIVENVHLSESLMQLSYNISRYNKEHK from the coding sequence GTGGAAGGCAGAGAGATTTCACAGGCAGTTATTCGCAGACTGCCAAGGTACTACAGATATTTAGGAGAGCTGCTGGAGAATGGAGTGGAGCGGATCTCCTCCAATGACTTAAGCAAACGGATGAAGGTGACAGCATCCCAGATCCGGCAGGATCTGAATAATTTTGGAGGATTTGGCCAGCAGGGCTATGGATATAATGTAAAGTATTTATATACGGAGATCGGCAAGATCTTAGGCTTGGAGGAAGACCATAATATCATCATCATCGGAGCCGGTAATCTGGGACAGGCGCTGGCTAATTACGCGGCGTTCGAGAAGCGGGGCTTCATCCTGAAAGGGATCTTCGATGTGAATCCAAGGCTGCAGGGAGTGGCGATCCGGGGCGTTCCCATCCGTATGATGGACGAGCTTAAAGGCTTTGTCCAGAGGAATGAGGTGGATATCGCGGTGCTGACCATCCCCAAGGAGAAGGCCATCGAAGTGGCCAATATGCTGGTGGAAAACGGGGTGCGGGCGATCTGGAATTTCGCTCATACAGATCTGAATCTTCCGGAGAATATCATTGTGGAGAATGTCCACTTGTCAGAAAGTCTGATGCAGCTGTCTTATAATATCAGCAGATATAACAAAGAACATAAATAG
- the coaD gene encoding pantetheine-phosphate adenylyltransferase, translating to MLRAVYPGSFDPVTYGHLDIIRRSCHMVDELIVGVLYNKAKMPLFSVEERVRMLEETTKDLPNVKVVPFEGLLVEFARKMEARMVVRGLRAVTDFEYELQMAQTNHKLEPAVETVFLTTSLEHSYLSSTIVKEVAAFGGDISQFVPEAIEAQVREKIIKKGECK from the coding sequence ATGTTAAGAGCGGTCTATCCGGGCAGCTTTGATCCGGTCACTTATGGCCACCTGGATATTATCCGGCGTTCCTGTCATATGGTGGACGAATTAATTGTCGGAGTATTGTATAATAAGGCAAAAATGCCGTTGTTTTCGGTAGAAGAACGTGTTAGAATGTTAGAAGAGACTACAAAAGACTTACCAAACGTCAAAGTGGTTCCATTTGAGGGATTGTTAGTGGAATTTGCCAGAAAGATGGAAGCCCGGATGGTGGTGAGAGGACTGAGGGCGGTCACGGATTTTGAGTATGAGCTTCAGATGGCTCAGACCAATCACAAGCTGGAGCCCGCCGTGGAGACGGTTTTTCTTACCACAAGCCTGGAGCATTCTTATCTGAGTTCCACGATCGTGAAAGAAGTGGCAGCTTTTGGAGGGGATATTTCTCAATTCGTGCCGGAGGCGATTGAGGCGCAGGTGCGGGAGAAAATAATCAAAAAAGGAGAGTGTAAATAA
- a CDS encoding transporter — MKQIFLTAGTLLLFALIILFPGVILEGAQAGLLLWFNTVLPALLPFLILSNLLLGSPAIQGLARFTGRFLRPLFGVSDYGSYVMLTGFLCGYPMGSKTAADLTRAGRISLEEGQYLLSFCNNTSPMFVLGFVAIQCLQAPALAPLSLLLLWIPPLLLSFLFRPRKSRRHPKECTVALRSSAFAKNQTVPGEIPGGIDNAILDGFTAITRIGGYIILFSILIQLMRLLPFRVSLPFRVLLSSLEVTNGAVLIGNLPLSFPARFSLCMGMVSFGGWCSVAQTRSMIQGSGLSIFPYIIQKLATAMVTSLLSFLMLLFCLSKT; from the coding sequence ATGAAACAAATCTTCCTGACAGCGGGGACACTCCTTCTCTTCGCGCTGATAATCCTGTTTCCCGGGGTGATCTTAGAGGGGGCGCAGGCCGGCCTGCTGCTCTGGTTTAACACGGTGCTTCCCGCTCTTCTCCCCTTTCTCATTCTGTCCAATCTCCTGCTTGGCTCCCCGGCGATCCAGGGCCTCGCCCGGTTCACCGGTCGTTTTTTGCGTCCCTTATTTGGCGTCTCTGATTATGGATCCTATGTTATGCTCACCGGCTTTCTCTGTGGTTACCCAATGGGGAGTAAAACAGCTGCCGATCTCACCCGCGCCGGAAGGATCTCCCTGGAAGAAGGACAATATCTTCTCTCCTTCTGCAACAACACAAGCCCCATGTTCGTCCTGGGATTCGTGGCTATCCAGTGTCTGCAGGCCCCTGCCCTGGCTCCCCTTTCCCTTCTCCTTCTGTGGATTCCCCCGCTGCTTCTAAGCTTTCTTTTCCGCCCCCGGAAATCCCGCCGTCATCCGAAAGAATGCACCGTTGCTCTGAGATCATCCGCTTTTGCAAAGAACCAGACAGTCCCAGGCGAGATCCCAGGTGGAATTGATAACGCCATCCTGGACGGCTTCACCGCCATCACCCGGATCGGAGGCTATATCATCCTGTTTTCCATCCTGATCCAACTAATGCGCCTTCTTCCCTTCCGGGTATCCCTGCCCTTCCGGGTCCTGCTGTCCTCCCTGGAAGTCACAAACGGAGCCGTCCTGATCGGGAATCTTCCTCTTTCTTTTCCGGCCAGGTTCTCGCTTTGTATGGGGATGGTCTCCTTTGGCGGCTGGTGCTCCGTGGCTCAGACCCGGAGCATGATCCAGGGAAGCGGTCTCTCCATTTTCCCTTATATCATACAAAAACTGGCCACCGCAATGGTGACCAGTCTGTTATCTTTTCTTATGCTTTTATTCTGTCTGTCTAAAACTTAG
- a CDS encoding alpha/beta-type small acid-soluble spore protein has product MASRSTNKAAVPEAKGALDKFKYEVANELGVPLSDGYNGDLTSRQNGSVGGYMVKKMIEQQEKQMAGK; this is encoded by the coding sequence ATGGCAAGTCGTTCAACTAACAAAGCAGCCGTGCCTGAGGCAAAGGGCGCATTAGACAAGTTTAAATACGAGGTTGCAAACGAACTGGGAGTACCGCTCAGCGACGGTTATAACGGCGACCTGACATCCAGACAGAACGGTTCTGTTGGCGGATATATGGTTAAGAAGATGATCGAACAGCAGGAAAAACAGATGGCTGGGAAATAA